A genome region from Deltaproteobacteria bacterium includes the following:
- a CDS encoding class I SAM-dependent RNA methyltransferase, translating into MPRSASCHRFFAVIPPGFEEIALKEFLAAGIRGGAEPGGISFFGPIEDLYRANLRLRTPTRILVRVGSFRASHLTEIVDRVARYPWEVYLSGSDSVCIRAASHKSRLYHTGAVAERILDGISRRLGRPIHPASGGDGPLILARIFGDSCEVSVDSSGAPLYRRGYRIAVASAPIRENLAAGILLALGWTGEAPFLDPLCGSGTFVIEAALMASGIAPGLSRSFAFEAWRNFDPEAWHAVRAEAADLGRPDSTGGMFGRDRDPEAVDAARGNAERAGVRARTDFAVCGLEDLKSPVTRPGLIVANPPYGVRIASSDTHGFYRRFGQILSRRFTGWRCAVLLPSWIPDHALGRPVRTRVAFSHGGIRVRLVEFAV; encoded by the coding sequence TTGCCAAGAAGCGCATCCTGCCACCGGTTCTTTGCCGTCATCCCTCCCGGGTTCGAGGAGATCGCGCTCAAGGAGTTTCTTGCCGCAGGGATCCGGGGCGGCGCAGAACCTGGCGGCATATCCTTTTTCGGGCCGATCGAGGACCTCTACCGGGCAAATCTCCGCCTCCGGACACCGACCCGTATCCTCGTGAGGGTCGGGTCCTTTCGCGCCTCCCATCTCACGGAGATAGTTGATCGTGTCGCCCGCTACCCGTGGGAGGTCTATCTCTCCGGGTCCGATTCCGTCTGCATCCGCGCCGCATCCCACAAATCCCGTCTCTATCACACGGGTGCGGTGGCGGAACGCATCCTCGACGGGATCTCACGCAGGCTCGGCCGTCCTATCCATCCGGCCTCAGGCGGGGACGGCCCGCTCATTCTCGCGCGTATCTTCGGAGACTCCTGCGAGGTGAGCGTGGACAGCTCAGGAGCGCCACTTTATCGTCGGGGCTACCGGATTGCTGTTGCCTCTGCGCCCATCCGGGAAAATCTCGCGGCCGGCATCCTCCTCGCCCTCGGATGGACCGGGGAGGCGCCCTTTCTCGACCCTTTGTGCGGATCCGGAACCTTTGTCATCGAGGCCGCGCTCATGGCCTCTGGGATTGCGCCGGGGCTCAGCCGGTCATTCGCATTCGAGGCGTGGAGGAATTTTGACCCGGAGGCCTGGCATGCGGTCCGCGCAGAAGCGGCTGACCTTGGAAGGCCGGATTCCACGGGCGGGATGTTCGGCCGGGACCGGGATCCTGAAGCCGTAGATGCAGCCCGGGGTAACGCTGAACGCGCGGGTGTCCGCGCCCGGACCGATTTCGCCGTCTGCGGGCTCGAAGATCTGAAATCTCCAGTAACCCGCCCAGGTCTCATCGTGGCCAATCCTCCGTACGGGGTCCGCATCGCTTCTTCGGACACGCATGGTTTTTACCGCCGTTTCGGGCAGATCCTGTCCAGGCGCTTTACCGGCTGGAGGTGCGCGGTGCTTCTTCCCTCATGGATTCCGGATCATGCCCTGGGGCGGCCGGTCCGGACCCGCGTTGCCTTCTCCCATGGTGGGATACGGGTCCGTTTGGTAGAATTTGCGGTCTAA